CGTTAAGCCGTCAATAAAGTCATTTCTGTAAATGGTGTCTCCAAAGGGCCGCCGCATTATTCAGCTGGCTTTATCAGCTGGCTGGAAATTACGTGGAGGAGCCGGGCCGCGCGGCGCGCGGGGCCGCTCACTTTGATTAAGCGTCTTGCCAGCGCGATGTGACAGAGCTTTTGACCAGGGTTTTATTCACAGGCCTGTGATGAACGCCAAGCTGATCAGGCGGAATGAAGAGTAATTAAAACCTATAAATTATCTTCCGCAGCCCTTCTCGAGGCGTCTCCTGCAGGCGAGATAAGGCGTCGAGACCCTATTTACGGCGCTGAAAGGGACCGCGGCGCACAAAAGCTACGCGGCTAAATAGGATATTGATAGTGTCCTAATTAGAATTTAATTAAGTACCCACGGTCGCTTGCGGGATAAAGATTTCAATTTTGCGAacttaaacataaataaaatccaACCCCCATTTCGGGGAGAAAAGATGGGGCACAGGGAAATTTCGGGGAGCCCTTAGGTGTAGAACAGGAGGCCTTGGTAGACTCCAAGGTAGAAAAGGAGGGTATTGAGAGGATTGAGGAGACGACGGCTAGCTGCTTAGCGCAGCGCTTCGGAGTGTGGTTCTCGTTGTCCCCAGGTCGCCCAGGCAGGTCCATCAGGGAAGTCGGAAGACCCTGGGCTGACCTGAAGATGCAGCCAGCAATACAAACTCCAGCTTTCCAACAGCCCCTTGGAGAAACTTCGGCTACTGCGGTGTTTATGCTTGTTGTGTTTTTcgttttattttccttctagtCCTCTGTGACTTTTCTAGGCCAGGggaattattttgaatattcCCACCAGAAAGTATCCCGAAAGAGACCCTTTCTCTGCCATCCTAATTGAGGACGGCGGTGAGGATGAGGAGGTTAGCTGGAGCTCCAAGATAACATCCCCACGAAGGCCTCGGTTGCCGGAGCCTTTCTAGCCACTCTCCAATACCGTAGGCTTGAGCGCACTATCAGATTCTAGCACTTTAAAAGGCTTGTTAGACAAATCCGGTCCATGCCCAGCGCCTCACCTCCTGCAATCCATCCCTGGTGATGGGAGAACTTCTGGGGTGCCTCGCCCAGGAAACAGTGAAAAAGAACCCAGCGGACTGGAGATGGATCTCCGTGAGCATGGGAGCGTCAGGACGCCCCTCCATCCCCCAAAGCTTGGGAAGAAAATGCAGGGTTAGAGCCAGGGGCCTCCAGGAAGTCAGAAGCAATCTCAAGAAAGTTTGGGCAACCGGGGCAAACTCACTGTCCCCATCCTCAATCAGCTGGTTAGGGCAAACACCTGGGGTGCATTACttttatttgatttcattttgcagGGAAATCAACACAGAGGTTGCCCCAAACCCAAAAGCCGGAGCCTCGCGTGTATCCACGCCCTGACTTGCTTGGCTGAGGGGCCTGCCCAAGACAACTTCATGATGCCCAGGTGGCTTCGACTCCGGTGGCCAGGGAAGGAACAGGCGTCCGGCGATCCCGGCGCTCCGGCTCTCTCACGCCCTCTGGGCCTGGCTTAAAGGCGCCAAGACAGTTCCCAGGGTGTTGGTGAAAGTTCGGACAGGGAAGGGCATGGGTGCAGATACCCTAGAAAGGACACTCAGTGCAGCCGGTCGGCACGCACTGCAAACTTGCAAACAGACGGTCTTCACTTGGCGCAGCTGGCCTCCGCGGTTTGCTATACACACACTGATAATAACCTCTCATCCCTCATAGcagcaagaaaaacagaaaataaaaggctgTTTCTTAGGCATGGGGGTGCAAAGGAGCCGAGGCCTCTGCCTCCTGACCGTGAGCCCGGCACGCACGCACCCATAATCCTGCATTTCTCCAACAAGTTGTTTATGGAGTTGCTTCTCTATTTGCCTACACCCCGAAATCTAGCTCTCCCCGGTCTCCTTTGCCCCTTCCTTAGTCCGACCCTGaaagagggggaggggctgggttgAGGGTGGAATAAGGCGGGCCGGACGCGTCGGGCCAGCTCTGCGACGCCCCCTCTCTGCCCGCGGCcgcgcccccgcccccccccccggaTTATTTATTCGCAAAGTCCCGCGCGCGCCCATTGGGCCGAGGCCCGGGAGTCAGCGCGAGTCCTGGCTCGCCATTGGCCCCGCACACGTGCGGCCCTGACTCACGTGCTTCCGGTTTGAAGGCAAAAAGTGTgcctgggtgattttttttttaagcgaGAGAGTTTGTGCAAAGATCCGAGCTGTcagagatttgaaaaaaaaaaaaaaaaaaaaaaaaaggcagcccgGGCGCTGGCGGAGACGCGCTCTCCCTGCAAAAAAAGCAAAGGCGATTAAAGGCGCTGCCAGCCTCGCGCTCTGGGCACAGCTGAGCGTGACACTCGGGGAAGTCAAACCCCTCAGTACTGCTTAGGAAGATGGCTAGGCTTTAAAGactatttttcctttaagaaaaaacattcttggagctttttttcttttttcttgctttcttttttctttcctttttttttctctccctttttggcCGTGGCTTTCTCCCCATTTAAAACAAATCATTGAATCTggtggcagaaagaaaaaagaaataaccgAGTGTCTCCATATCTGGATATCTACAAattagagagagggagagacagcgAGATCTATCTGCTCGATAAGAGCAAGCGATTCAGGCCAGGCGCCTGGGCTTTTTTTCCAGCACCCGCCCCGTGCCCTTCGCTGGGGCTTCGTTGGCCTCCTTCCTCTGCGCACCCCCACGGGCCGCTGGCAAAGTGGGGTGGGGAGCGAGGCGGGGGGGGTGGGGGCCGGTGCGGCGGCCGGGGCGGCGGGTCGGCCGAGCATGGAAGAACAGCAGCCGGAACCTAAAAGTCAGCGCGACTCGGGCCtcggcgcggcggcggcggtggcggcggcgccGGGCAGCCTCGGCCTGAACCTCAGCCCAGGAGCCAGCGGCAGCAGCGGCAGCGATGGAGACAGCGTGCCGGTGTCCCCTCAGCCCGCGCCCCCCTCGCCGCCCGCGGCGCCCTGCCTGCCGCCCCTGGCCCACCACCCGCACCTCCCCCCGCATCCCCCGccccccccgccgccgccgccgccgccgcagcagcagcagcatcttGGGGCGCCTGCTCACCAGCCGCAGCCCGCGGCCCAGCTGCACCGCACTACCAACTTTTTCATCGACAACATCTTGAGGCCGGACTTCGGCTGCAAAAAGGAGCAGCCGCCGCCGCAGCTCCTGGTGGCTGCGGCGGCCGGAGGAGGCGCAGGAGGAGGACGAGTAGAGCGTGACAGAGGCCAGACCGGCGCAGGTAGAGATCCTGTCCACCAGCTGGGCACGCGGGCGCAAGGCGCCTCCTCGCTCCTGTGCGCCCCGGACGTGAACTGTGGCCCACCCGACGGCTCCCCACCAGCCGCCGTTGGCGGCGCCGGAGCGTCCAAAACTGGGAACCCCGCAGCGGCGGCAGCTGCAGCAGCcgtggcagcggcggcggcggccgcagcAGCGGCCAAGCCCTCGGACAGCAGCGGCGGCAGTGCAGGCGGCGTGGGGAGCCCAGGTGTACAGGGTGCCAAGTACCCGGAGCACGGCAACCCCGCCATTCTGCTTATGGGCTCAGCCAACGGCGGGCCCGTGGTCAAAACTGACTCGCAGCAGCCCCTCGTATGGCCCGCCTGGGTCTACTGCACGCGCTACTCTGATCGTCCGTCCTCCGGTGAGTACCCTTCCACACGCTCAGCCGCCGTGCAGGGCAGAGCAAAATAGGTCTCGGACACTCTTTTCCCTCCGTCTCCTTGCTCCTCCTCACAACAGGGTGTACTCTCAGGTGTGCGCTCCAGGCCTCCGCGGCCACTACTCGGTAGGCTGCAGGAGCTCAAATCTCTGTTACTCGGTTTTGAAGTCCGAGACCCTCAGGACATCTTTGTGTTTTACCTTTATTGTTCTTAGGAAAGACACAGTCAGTCATTGATTTTTCTTCCAGGAAAGGGGTATTTGGAAATGGGGACAAGGTGGGCCTAGAGATCTGGCTCTGAAATTCCACCAGCCTGGTCTCGCCCAGGCTGAAATCGAGCAAAGCTTGTGAGAAACAATCTGATCACAGACTTTCTTGCTCCAGGCCGGGTGTCAAGGAGAGCCTGACTCGGGCGGGTAGAATCTAGGGAAAGGCAATTGTCGAAACGGTGGGTGCCTGAGAACCCCTGGCTCCTGGTTCTCTTAAGCTGACAGACCGACAGCAGGTGAGGAGAGAAGACAGGTCGGGATCAGGCCAGAACGCAGGGGCCGAGTCCGTGAGAGCCTGCCTCCTCCGCAGGTTCTGCGCGGCACTGCGCACACATCCTCCCggccctgccccttccttctTTCACTCCTTTTTTCCGAAAGTCTGCCAGTTAGCGTATTTCCTCCAAACGTAGgcctatttttcttgatttttccttcaGCCCCTTTTCCTCAAATCCCATGTGCTTGGGAAATGCGTGGCTGAGACCTACCCTGGGACAGCCACTAGGCCCCAGGAGAGATGGCTgaggcctgcctgcctcctggtcGCCAGCGCCCGGGAGGCGGTTGGGCGCCGCGACAGGGCGGCAGGGGCACTGGCCCACGGCTGGTGTTCCGGGAACCCAATGTACCAGAAGGCCCAGCACGGCGTAGCTATGCACTGCTCCAGCTAGTCTCAAGCCTCCCCACCGCTGCCGGCTGGGCGCGGATCGATGCGCACTATCAGCCCCCTCCATATCGGGCCCCGTTATTGACACACCGGGCTCCCTGAACCTACGAAAAGCTGCTTTGATTGACTCGCCTGATGGATAGAGTGATTGAGCTGTCAGGCTGTGTGGATCGGGCTGGCCGGGAGGCTGCGGTTTTATTACAAATGTCCGTGCTTCttaacacacacacgcacacacaacactcaaacaACGTCCCGGACGCACAACGGGCAGTGGGGCCTTCCTGGGGATGCGCACATTTCCTCGTCCATCTCTGCCCACTCAGCTAATTACTAATCTAAAGCAAGACCCTCTCCGCCCCGACTCCTCTCAGTCCTCCCAGCAAGGTGCTCGGGAGTGGACCTTGTCTTTGTTCTTGGTCGCTTTCCTTCTTAtggccctgggaggcagggtACCTGCTCTTCCTGCATAGGCAGTCAGTCGGGGGAGATGAATCTCAACCCAGACCTGAGTTCACTGCAGTCCCCTGGCATGGACTCTTTTGTCACAGGACAGCTGCTGACCTCAGGCACTGGCCTGCCGCAGGAGTCAGCTGCCCAGCTTGCCCCTCTGTTGCTAGGTTTGGAGATGCCAGTGAAGACCCTTCTTCCCGAACAGTTTTAGAGATTAACAGACCTGATGGGGACTTAACTCGGCTCAGTAAGCTCCCATAACCATGACAAGGCCCAATAAGTGATTGCCTGAAGACTTTCCTGTGGTGGCTGATGCACAGAGATGCAGGCTTTCAAGACTGCCTTTCTACCTTCCTCCTCTCTCCATAGCAGCCCTCTTTGTCCAGACTAGGTTTTGAGGGAGACCTCACCTTCCTGGGGAGGATCCTTGTGGTCTCTTCCTATACCCATCTTAGGGACAAAACACAGGTTTTTGTTGGGCTCATCCTTCTGTCTCTGCTCCTCTGTCCCTCTGCCCCTCTTTTGCTCATAGATGTGGGGAGAATAAATGTAGTCACTTTGCAAATGCCATAGCTGGGCAAGGAAAGCCAATCTGGCTTGTTTTTGTTATCCAGAAGTTTTCAGTCCTGAAATTGCAGTTTATATGTTCAAAAGAGAGCTAAGGGAGACTCTGCTTGTGCATCTGGATGGAGGAGTGGAAAAGGCCTTTTCTGTCTTACTGGCACCATCCAAGGGgcaaagcagagaacaggaaggccAGAGTCATGTAGGCAAGGCATACAACTGACTGAaggccttttctctcctttcagaGGAGCTGGTGGTCAGCTTCTCCCTGAGGCCCTAGAAAAGGCTTTGGTTAGGCCAAAGTGAAAGAAGAGGGTAGAGAGCAAATACCAAAGACTTTGGAGCTAGACAAGACCCTCACAAGCTCCTTACACACCACCTCCCTATCCTCTTGTTTTTTGGGGTCAATAGCTACAAGCAGATGGGGTATTATGGTAGGTGCCCAGTGCAGGTGTGATTcttaaggaggaagggaagatttTCTTTGCAGGTTGGCAATGCTCTCAGGGCAGTCTTGTCCCGGTGACTTCACTGTCCCAGTCTTGAGCCTCTTTTAATTCCAGGGCTGTGAAGACAGCAGGCTCCTAACCTCCATCTCTGGGCTGGGCCAGATGGGGCTCCAAATCTCTCTCCATCTTGGATTCTGTAACAAGCCTGTCATATGGTTTTCACGTTCCAAACTGGGGTATGGGGTGCACATACAACTTCGGCTAGCTTTCCTCCGTGGTCCTTCTGGCCCACCAAAAGGGAACCTGTGACCCCAGCAGCCCCGCGGTTGATCTAGGGGCCAGCGTGCGGGAGGGAGCCAGGGGCCAGCAGGGCCTCCGCCTTCTCCCCGGAAGCGCGGGGCGCGATCCAGGCTCGGCTCTGCAATTCTCACGGcttcctctgccctctccccccCGCCCCTCTGTCCTtcgtccccacccccacccggccCTGTCCGCCGCTGCAGGTCCGCGCACCAGgaagctgaagaagaaaaagaatgagaaggaggacAAGCGGCCGCGGACGGCGTTTACGGCGGAGCAGCTGCAGAGACTGAAGGCGGAGTTCCAGGCGAACCGCTACATCACGGAGCAGCGGCGGCAGACCCTGGCCCAGGAGCTCAGCCTCAACGAGTCCCAGATCAAGATCTGGTTCCAGAACAAGCGCGCCAAGATCAAGAAAGCCACGGGTATCAAGAACGGCCTGGCGCTTCACCTCATGGCGCAGGGACTGTACAACCACTCGACCACCACGGTTCAGGACAAAGACGAGAGCGAGTAGCGGCCGCCGGCTGGGGCCGCGCGGTCAGGCCGCAGTGCCCGCGCCTCCTCCCGGCACCGCCTCTGCGGCCTCGCCGGCCCCGCGCCGGGAGAAAGGATCGGCGcgaaggagggagggagcgaCAGGGAAGAGAGTGAGAAGGAGTTCCTCCGAATGGAGAATCACGTTTGAacgaaaggtttttaaaaatcgaGAAAGACTCGGACAGGTGCTATCGAAAAATTAGTTCTCTCTATTCACAGTTTAAGGGACGAAACTACGAACTCCTTAAAGCTCTATCTAGCCAAACCGCTTACGACcttgtatatatttaatttcaggtaaggaaaagaaatgtgTAGCGATCTCTATTTGCTGGACTTTTTATTaatctcctttattattattgttataattattataattattataattattttatctccCACCTCCGCCTCGCTGCCCCCGGCCCAGTTTCGTTTTcgttgcctttttcttttgaatgttaCTGCTTCTCCGGTGCCTCCCGCCCCGCATCGCTGGCCCTCGTTTCTCTGGgacttttctttgtgtgtgtgagagtgtgtttccTTGCGTGTCTGCCCTTTGCCTCCCCCGCACCTCTCCAGCCCTTCTGTCGGTCTGTCTGTCCTACTCCCCTTTCGTTTTCTGGAGATGTGTTGAGAAATACGACCCCACAGACTGCGAGACTGAACCGCCGCTACAAGCCAAAGATTTTATTATGTTCAGAAACCTGTAGTCTGAAATAAAGTGTACACTGTGCTCACGAGCCACTGCAGCCCTCCTCTTTGCGGGCCTGGGAAGGGTATACGTGCGGGGCACCCGGCGCCGGGCGTCCCCGCTCTCACACACACCGCGGGAGCCCCCGCGGCCCGGCCGGCCTGACTGTCGAACACCAGGGACCAGGGGGCAGCGCGGTAGTAGAAGCGGCTTACGGCCAGATAGGTCCAGGTCTGGAGGATCTGGCGAGACGTGCCTGGGCTCTGATGGCATTCAAAGGAGCCCCAAAGCCCGTAACGCTGTCCTGATTTCGAAAACACAGCCCGGGCTGTCGggccctccctgcccagggcttCAGCCTCCTCTTGTTCAACCTGCTTCTCGCTCCAGTCTgcaccttttctttatcttttttctttttttttctggtgcgGGTTTTCTCCTTTAGAAGCAGAAGGCCTTCCAGGGTGGGCCAGAGGTGAGGCGCTTTCTCTTGTCCTGAGCGGCTCCTTAAGGCAGACAGGCCTCAGCCTGGCCTCTGGGCTGCCTGGACTTAAAGGCTCTCTGGTTTGGGGAAGTGATTCCGTTGACAAAGTGGTGGGTGGAGGGTGGGACACGGTGCCTGGCTGAGGCTGAGGGCAAGGAGGCGGGGATCTGGGAAGTTATGCATAGCGGCAGCAGCTTCTCTGGCAGCTGGCATCACTTTGGGCCCTGACCTCCGATGTGGGCACAGGCCTGCCTCATCCCAACCTTAGCTGGGTCCCTCCCAGAATCACAACAAATCCTGTCTTACTTCCTGGCCAAAGGGGGCAAAGACACAAGCCTCCAGGACCCTCAAGAAATCCAGACTTCTTAGAAATGCCCCCACTCTTGTGCCTGACTCTGGGGCCTATCCTTCCTGGGCAAGCACTGGGTCCCACTTTGGGACCAGGAGGAGGAAGTTTCCTCCTCAGGAGATATCATTTCCCTTTTGtccaggatttttatttttaagtggtaAATTCTGCTCTCCTCTTTGCCCCCTCACTTCTGTAATACATGCGTATGTACCTGTACAGATGTGGCTA
The genomic region above belongs to Manis javanica isolate MJ-LG chromosome 7, MJ_LKY, whole genome shotgun sequence and contains:
- the EN1 gene encoding homeobox protein engrailed-1; translation: MEEQQPEPKSQRDSGLGAAAAVAAAPGSLGLNLSPGASGSSGSDGDSVPVSPQPAPPSPPAAPCLPPLAHHPHLPPHPPPPPPPPPPPQQQQHLGAPAHQPQPAAQLHRTTNFFIDNILRPDFGCKKEQPPPQLLVAAAAGGGAGGGRVERDRGQTGAGRDPVHQLGTRAQGASSLLCAPDVNCGPPDGSPPAAVGGAGASKTGNPAAAAAAAAVAAAAAAAAAAKPSDSSGGSAGGVGSPGVQGAKYPEHGNPAILLMGSANGGPVVKTDSQQPLVWPAWVYCTRYSDRPSSGPRTRKLKKKKNEKEDKRPRTAFTAEQLQRLKAEFQANRYITEQRRQTLAQELSLNESQIKIWFQNKRAKIKKATGIKNGLALHLMAQGLYNHSTTTVQDKDESE